A single region of the Sorghum bicolor cultivar BTx623 chromosome 9, Sorghum_bicolor_NCBIv3, whole genome shotgun sequence genome encodes:
- the LOC8067333 gene encoding uncharacterized protein LOC8067333: protein MKFRVVCRKLYDYVRYDLKEIAFPSSLPDPPHIKKRPKLTWHERWCILKEATRLYGASWVRDIGPDLRPNDYKKAAEDEEEQSSSASPSSGSDKKGKASSEPSLLEDLAVAARGGAETLKPALRRIYMTRASTYTDAMKHFVETYQEGLKDQLQEKADGGEGGGGHRQQQQEQGDEASKPPAP, encoded by the coding sequence CAGAGTCGTGTGCAGGAAGCTGTATGATTATGTGCGGTACGACCTCAAGGAGATCGCCTTCCCGTCGTCGCTACCGGACCCTCCTCACATCAAGAAGCGGCCCAAGCTCACATGGCATGAACGCTGGTGCATCCTCAAGGAGGCCACCCGGCTGTATGGTGCGTCATGGGTCCGGGACATCGGCCCCGACCTCAGGCCCAACGACTACAAGAAGGCGgccgaggacgaggaggagcagTCGTCCAGTGCCAGCCCCAGTTCTGGCAGTGACAAGAAGGGGAAAGCGAGCAGCGAGCCAAGTTTGCTGGAGGACCTTGCTGTTGCCGCTAGGGGCGGCGCAGAGACGCTGAAGCCTGCCCTGCGGCGGATCTACATGACCCGCGCGTCCACATACACCGACGCGATGAAGCATTTCGTGGAGACATACCAGGAGGGGCTCAAGGACCAGCTGCAGGAGAAGGCTGATGGTGGTGAAGGTGGTGGTGGTCATcgtcagcagcagcaggagcagggcGATGAGGCATCAAAGCCACCGGCACCATGA